One genomic segment of Sminthopsis crassicaudata isolate SCR6 chromosome 4, ASM4859323v1, whole genome shotgun sequence includes these proteins:
- the LOC141540813 gene encoding uncharacterized protein LOC141540813, with amino-acid sequence MVNSCCGSTCGGQGCGSGCCVSRCCCQPCCRPCCCISSCCQPCCCRPSCCTSSCCQPCCRPSCCTSSCCQPCCRPSCCISSCCQPCCCRPSCCISSCCQPCCRPSCCTSSCCQPCCRPSCCTSSCCQPCCRPSCCTSSCCQPCCCRPICCQTTCCRTTCCLCSSCCRPCCCISSCCQPCCRPCCCISSCCQPCCCRPSCYTSCCRPSCCISSCCQPCCCHPCCCQTTCCRTTCCRPTCCGSCCLWDQGATKLKYLPHLQTNPEPQPTNTMVSSCCGSTCCGQSCGSGCCGSRCCQPCCRPSCCISSCCQPCCRPCCCQPCCRPSCCISSCCQPCCCRPSCCTSSCCQPRCCISSCCQPCCCRPSCCTSSCCQPCCRPCCCQPCCRPCCCQPCCRPCCCRPCCYTTCCRTNCCRPTCCGSCC; translated from the exons ATGGTCAACTCTTGTTGTGGCTCCACCTGCGGTGGCCAAGGCTGTGGCTCTGGCTGCTGTGTTTCCCGCTGCTGCTGCCAGCCTTGCTGCCGCCCCTGCTGCTGCATTTCCAGCTGCTGTCAGCCATGCTGCTGCCGCCCCAGCTGCTGTACTTCTAGCTGCTGCCAGCCCTGCTGCCGCCCCAGCTGCTGCACTTCTAGCTGCTGCCAGCCCTGCTGCCGCCCCAGCTGCTGCATTTCCAGCTGCTGTCAGCCATGCTGCTGCCGCCCCAGTTGCTGCATTTCCAGCTGCTGTCAGCCATGCTGCCGCCCCAGCTGCTGTACTTCCAGCTGCTGCCAGCCCTGCTGCCGCCCCAGCTGCTGTACTTCCAGCTGCTGCCAGCCCTGCTGCCGCCCCAGCTGCTGTACTTCTAGCTGCTGCCAGCCCTGCTGCTGCCGCCCGATCTGCTGCCAGACCACTTGCTGCAGAACCACCTGCTGCC TGTGCAGT TCCTGCTGCCGCCCCTGCTGTTGCATTTCTAGCTGTTGCCAGCCCTGCTGCCGCCCCTGCTGTTGCATTTCTAGCTGCTGCCAGCCCTGCTGCTGCCGCCCCAGCTGCTATACTAGCTGCTGCCGCCCCAGCTGCTGTATTTCTAGCTGCTGCCAGCCATGCTGCTGCCACCCCTGCTGCTGCCAGACCACTTGCTGCAGAACCACCTGCTGCCGCCCAACCTGCTGTGGCTCTTGCT GTCTCTGGGACCAGGGGGCAACTAAACTCAAGTACCTCCCTCACCTGCAAACCAACCCAGAACCTCAACCCACCAACACCATGGTCAGCTCCTGTTGTGGCTCCACCTGCTGTGGCCAAAGCTGTGGCTCTGGCTGTTGTGGCTCCCGCTGCTGCCAGCCATGCTGCCGCCCCAGCTGCTGCATTTCCAGCTGCTGTCAGCCATGCTGCCGCCCATGCTGCTGCCAGCCCTGCTGCCGCCCCAGCTGCTGCATTTCCAGCTGCTGTCAGCCATGCTGCTGCCGCCCCAGCTGTTGTACTTCTAGCTGCTGCCAGCCCCGCTGCTGCATTTCCAGCTGCTGCCAGCCATGCTGTTGCCGCCCCAGCTGCTGTACTTCCAGCTGCTGCCAACCCTGCTGCCGCCCATGCTGCTGCCAGCCCTGCTGCCGCCCCTGCTGCTGCCAGCCATGTTGCCGCCCCTGCTGCTGCCGTCCCTGCTGCTACACAACTTGCTGTAGAACCAACTGCTGCCGCCCAACCTGCTGTGGTTCTTGCTGTTGA